In Hippoglossus hippoglossus isolate fHipHip1 chromosome 11, fHipHip1.pri, whole genome shotgun sequence, the sequence GTGTTGTACTGCTGTACAACATTTGAACACCTCATTACCTAAATATTACATTCAGATTATGTTAGTATAAAAATCCCAAATGAGTCAAATCTATCAAGACAATAAGGACTTACGTTTTATAGTTTTGTATAGAGTATTTATGTTACACTTTCAAAATAATCACTTATTAAACTTCATTAGAAAGTACATTCATGGAGATTTTGTGATTTAGTTTCAATACGAACCATCAGGATAGACTCCCTGGTTTGTTTCATTAGTTCCTTGGTTTTTTGTTAAAGTGACCTATCCATTACCACGCCCAAATACCAACATTTCTCGACAGCTAACAATTGGTCTGAAACTCAACACAGCCGTGCTtcagaacattttttttaggctttacaataatatttgttaaaatatcCTCTACCTGCTGTGTTTATCATATATTTTCAGTTCCAGGATGTAGCTGACTGTGGTGTATTGACGTGGGCTGATGCTCTGAGGAAAGTACcttcattattataaatattactattattattattattcggGGTAGGGAGGTGGCACACTGCCTCCTGGAAGCTTAAATGAAGACTATGCAGCAGAGGATTTGAGGAAGCTCCTAACATAAAGAGGATGTCATGCTGCATTGCACAATCCTGGATCACTGCCTGAGCTTCACCTAGGCTCTACTTACAAAACGAGCCATAACCGGCTGCTTTCTTTAATCACAGCTATACAAGTGTTCTACTTTGGTCGGTTACTACTGTACAGTTGTCACAGATTAGTGCAGTTGAGGTTGTGAGTGAAGAGTGGGCTCTTGTGTCAACACTGACTGCTCCGCAGTAATGGTTCTCAGGGAGGGGCCGCGTCTTCAACGGCTCCATTAAAATAAGTTGAAGTAAGAACTCGAGGCTCCTGAACCCTAGCTTCCCTGTATGTTGTGTAATTATTAATCCTGAAACGGTTTAAGTGGGAAACCTTCGGTAAATGACTCGTCCCGACTCTGATTACGTGTCTTATATACAGTTTAAAAAGTTCGACCATTTGAAGGAAgttgaaggaaaaaaatgtttcctcGCGATTAAACTGAATactaagtttaaaaaaaaatcctcattaGCAGGTTTTGATTGTCAGTGATAAAAGGAGAGTTTACGTATCAGTTCTTACCTGAGGCATGTCGACTGGGAGTTTTCTTCCTGCGTTTACAGCTGCCTGTTGttaccgctgctgctgctgctgctgtgtgtcagtggagctgctctgtCACCAGCTGGCAACTGTCGTGGATCCTCCCACAGCATGAGAGCAGCCAGGAAGGAGCTGAGAGCCGAGGCAGCACCAGCAACATGCCTCTGGTCAATCAACACCATTGTGCTCCAGAATACCAATGTTCATTGATATAAGAATGACTACTTGCATTCACTTCTACTGTCACCTAAAGGTTCCAGCCTGCTTTGGTTAACAAGACACAGGCTGGAACCTTTAGCTGTATGCACCATTCCTTCTGTGGCACGAGAAAACCGAGGAAACCAATAACTGGTACCGCCCATATCAGACACGGTATTGCAACCATGACATGATCAGATGTAACATTCAGTTTCAGATGCCTTAGCCTATATTTCGACATGTACTGCAATGTACGCCATCTCTTACATCAGGCTCAGTGGAAAGTCCAGTTTTCAGGAAAAGTTTAACTCCAagatcaaaaaaacaaaacaacacgtGATGTGTTTGGATCCTCCACTGGAGCTCAGCTCACATTCACCAGGCAACTCATTCCACATCTGGAAACCTTTAGTAAGAATTGGACACTATTGTTTTACGCAATAACAGCCTGCAAGTTTAGGCTGGTATTCTACTTCTCTTCCAGACTGTAACTAATTTAACCTTTTCACTACTGGCTGCTAATGTGCTCCCCAATGACATtaggacagcagaaagtctatacatcaAACTAAATACACATCTTCCGgctataccttgaataaaaaatataaatataaaaaaaaaataatacaaagtttaaacaaaaaatttagtagcacttaaatggcacttacttatagcactttgtactttggctttcttgaagaaaattgtactttcttgattcttgttctgggtttgtaccctcatggttgaatgcacttattgtaagttgctttggataaaagcgtcagctaaatgtaatgtaatgtaatgtgacaCCAGATACTTGTGATACTGCAGCTTTATACACAAACCGGTCCAGACTTCATGTGAGACTTTCAGACTGTGGGAAATGCCAGTTGgaaaggagtttttttttttacacttaaaatggagggagagacagcGAGGGAGAAGGAAACTGGCATGACCACATTCTTTCTATTCAGTTTATGACCTCAAACAGTCATTGGGGTAGGTGCAGAAGTTAGGGGAAAGCTTAAAGTTGGTTCAAAGTAACCACAAGAATTTATCCAAGGAAAAAACCTTGCACACGCACACCTCAAACAGATCTGCAGTGCAAACTCAAAAGAGAGCATGTAGGTAACCGTCGACAGCAGCTGACGTCCTCAGGGTGAAGGGTGTGTCATGAAAACGTATTACAATGATCAGGGACCCACCTCCCTACCCCTCTTCCAGGAACTTGAATATCTGAGTGGGAGGAGTTGATGCCACACCCAATCGAAGAAGCCACAGTGAATTGTTTCAGTATGAGAACATCATCCTTTCCCACTGTTTCATCCTCTGTGACACTGcactgagctgctttcagatgttttgcattaatacacagacacacacatgaatatataAAAGCAAACACATTAAACTTTCAGGGAACATTCCTACCATAATACATAGTGCTCCCCAAGAAAAGACCTTAAAGAAAAAGTGTCAACATTTTGGGAACTATTAGAAACAATGTATGTGGGTGtatacacacacgtatgcaGGGGTTATTGTTAGACCCTAGCTGCCAGGTCAACATCGAAGTCACGAGTAACTCTTGCTTTCCCATTTAATTATTGAAAATAATGCACCTCTCTAGCAGCTGATATGTTTGAGTCATTATGCTCCAACATGTCCTAACTAGTGTGTCCACACTGTGAAAACTGAACCACCAGTGTGAATAAAGGGGAGACCTCATGTATGGGGCCACTCATGTGGTTATGGAGAAGGGACAGCATATGGATAACATCCTTAGTTCTCCAGTGGGTTGTGATAATGATGCCAGAAAACACAGATCAACCTTTTAGTATTTTGTTTCTTACCCTCTGTCCTCAGTATCAACATATTTAGTTTCTCACCTTTGTTTAATTTCTACTGTTATTAGGGGATGGTagtttacatttaaaactgaatgTAACATTTAGAACTGAATGTATGAAATTGGAATGAATCCAGTCCAGCAGTCACCACCTTGACTAGAGACagatctgtctgtctctctctcttaattGTATTTCAATAGGCTTTAATGGCATGACATGACACAAATGTGTTGCCAAAGCACAATTACATCATCATATTATAATTACTACAATAATGTATCGATATATACTCTAAAGACAAATTACAAGGAATAACAGTGAAAAACGACccaatgaatgaaaaaaagaaaaaaacacagaaggaGATGGTGGTTAGTAAGTACAATATATTACATTGGGCGGCTGTGGATGAGGGGTAGAGCAGCCGTCCTCCAACtagaaggtcggcagttcgatccccaatcttccccatctgcgcacacacacacacacacacacacacacagcgaggaAGCACAAACTAAAGCAGAGTTCAGCTGCTCTATGACACAAACCCCGGAGATTCTgtaggggctgtatgtgtgaacgcaaatgttcGAGTGATAGTCACAGGACTTTCACTGGCCAGTCCCCGAGTATAAAGTCCTCAGACTGTTCaaatgagccaatgtgagaacaaAACAGGAGATCCTCAGCAGGATTCACTCCTAGCAAGCATGACGtttcaaacactgacacaaaaaTGTGCCACACAGACGAAGATGAAAAGAGTGTTAAGAGCTGACACCTTTGTTtattgtgctgtaaacaaaacatgtgatctTCCCAGCAGAACTTAAACGTTACatcctgctgcaccacccctcacctgaatgcttCACAGAttactgtgttgttgtgaacacgtctgagccGAGAATCACCTGCATGTTATGCATGCGTGAAAGGCAACCTCCAGAGAAAttccggacccaattctccagacattCTTCAGAGGACAGGTGACATGTAGTTAAGTGATTCAAATATATGTGGGGTCAGGCGTAGAGatacaaagagacagacagaagtgtTCAGTGCATAATGGGAGTTCAACCAGCAGTCTAGGactatagcagcataactaagggcAAACCTGAGCCAGccctaactataagctttatcagaTGTACTGTAGAGTGTGTGCCTCCCTAATCCaaagtgggagctggttccacaggagaggagcctggttgCTGAGAGGTACCAGGCTGTCGTGAACGGGCATGTTCCGCTTACCTAGTCAAGCATCACTGAATTTCaaatgaacaggtgaacagctctttgtggcACAGCTTCAGAGTTCTGCAGACTGTTCTTTACCTGATGCAGCTCAATTACTACAGGTCACTTCTGCTGTTTCAGATAGAAAGCTGCAACCGGCATTACCAAAAGGTAAACAGCACATTCCAAATATGCATGTTCACAACGGGCACTGCACTGGTTACAGGAAaataaaggaagagaaaagcaaGTGTTAAAGCTGTTCACTTGTTATGTGTTAAAATTGTTAGAAAATTGGTTGACTGTTgataaaaacaagtttacataaagaagaaaagagaaactttaTTGATCGTTTTCGAAAATTAAGCACATCTCTaaacgattaaaaaaaaagttctgttgtGTATTTCCTGAATATATCAAATAGGTTATATCAATTTGTTGCTGCACAACGTGTGGTGTCATATATTTAATCTGCATATACATTAGGTTTACACCTCATTCAACATGTTCGACTCTGCTAGCAGAAAAGACAAGCACAGGTCATTTAATTATTGAATCTGTAATTACAAATTTTTGTGTTCATTCAGAACATGCTGTCAATTTATAAACTCGCTGCTCAGCTGAAGATGAAATCCCTCCAGGTGTTCTTTAAGTTTCTCCCTCacatcttctctcttttctaaCACTGCACTGTTGATAACAGAATGCTGGTCACTGTGTTCATAGTCACAGGCTGTTTCAACTCTTCCCACACCTCCACTGTTCTTTGTCGTGTGTCCCAAGTATCTTTTAAGATCCAGTTCTGACACCAATATAGTCTTTGCTTCCTCAGCGACCCCTTCTGTGGCGAGAAAGCTTTGTAATCTCTCTTTAGCAGGAACAGGGACCACAATGACCTGGCCCTCAGTACTGTCCGGAATccaaaacagctgctgctgcaggtccaCAGCTTCAGAATTCCCTTCATATGCATCAGAGATGAACAGCTTCTGCTGAGAGTGTAGAAACTGTGAACTCTGATGGTGAGtaacaggcacagacacaccaGCAGGGATTATATGTTGAAGGGTTGGAGTTTGGACCAGGACTTGGGAATGTGCAATACCTGGATCATTAGTTTCTACCGTTTTTTCAAGTGGTCTTTCCAGCCTTAATTTCTGTATGCCTTTGGTATTTTCGGCTCTCCCACATATACTGGTTTCAACACTTCTTTGAATCCTCTCTGAGTCTTCATGCACTGTGGACTCGACATCTTTCTCAGTCTTTGAAAGTGTGAGTGCTACCTGACCACCAACCTGAACCTGCCCTCTcccacagtaaaaacaatatcccttctcttcctcagaCCAGCTGTTAGTGTCTGGAAGAAAATGACGGCCACACTCCATGGGATCCACACATTTGTCCTCAAACAACCCTGTCTCCTCTGATTTAGCATCAGTCTCACTCTCACCTTGGTTACAACATTCTTTCTCTCGTCTCCTCTTTCCCCCTAGTGTCCCCTTGTGTTTACAACCATCTTGTGACACGAGTAGTGTGTTCTTCAACCGTCTATCCCGGAGCCTCAGCACAGTGCTCCGCAAGCGGTTCTCCCTGCGCCTGGCTGCATGCAGCTGTCGCAAGGCCTTCTCTAGGTAGTCAACAGCCTGGTCATACCGTCTCCTCCATAGCAGGGGGCAGAGCTGAGCATAGCTGTGCTCTTTTGACAAGTAGAAGCCTGGAGGAGGGGGCAGGCGCCTCATGTAACGTGATGGGGAGATGGAACGAGACTCTGGTAGTGATGAAAAAGCATGTCCTTGCTGTGAGAGCTCCTCCACCCCTGATGGCTCTTGGAGAGATGCAGGGT encodes:
- the thap7 gene encoding THAP domain-containing protein 7 isoform X4, translated to MYRKMPRHCSAGGCKSRDNRETRNAGITFHRLPKGATRRNLWITNSHRAGSWDPQTDFVYFCSKHFTPESFELTGCSGIRRLKEDAFPTVFDSSSKTKCKRAGTVQKQEDILVRQSPCSGNQEVTPHDTDQYPSSDKVTVQRSAEASEETNEKNPASLQEPSGVEESRSISPSRYMRRLPPPPGFYLSKEHSYAQLCPLLWRRRYDQAVDYLEKALRQLHAARRRENRLRSTVLRLRDRRLKNTLLVSQDGCKHKGTLGGKRRREKECCNQGESETDAKSEETGLFEDKCVDPMECGRHFLPDTNSWSEEEKGYCFYCGRGQVQVGGQVALTLSKTEKDVESTVHEDSERIQRSVETSICGRAENTKGIQKLRLERPLEKTVETNDPGIAHSQVLVQTPTLQHIIPAGVSVPVTHHQSSQFLHSQQKLFISDAYEGNSEAVDLQQQLFWIPDSTEGQVIVVPVPAKERLQSFLATEGVAEEAKTILVSELDLKRYLGHTTKNSGGVGRVETACDYEHSDQHSVINSAVLEKREDVREKLKEHLEGFHLQLSSEFIN
- the thap7 gene encoding THAP domain-containing protein 7 isoform X2, whose translation is MYRKMPRHCSAGGCKSRDNRETRNAGITFHRLPKGATRRNLWITNSHRAGSWDPQTDFVYFCSKHFTPESFELTGCSGIRRLKEDAFPTVFDSSSKTKCKRAGTVQKQEDIRQSPCSGNQEVTPHDTDQYPSSDKVTVQRSAEASEETNEKNPASLQEPSGVEELSQQGHAFSSLPESRSISPSRYMRRLPPPPGFYLSKEHSYAQLCPLLWRRRYDQAVDYLEKALRQLHAARRRENRLRSTVLRLRDRRLKNTLLVSQDGCKHKGTLGGKRRREKECCNQGESETDAKSEETGLFEDKCVDPMECGRHFLPDTNSWSEEEKGYCFYCGRGQVQVGGQVALTLSKTEKDVESTVHEDSERIQRSVETSICGRAENTKGIQKLRLERPLEKTVETNDPGIAHSQVLVQTPTLQHIIPAGVSVPVTHHQSSQFLHSQQKLFISDAYEGNSEAVDLQQQLFWIPDSTEGQVIVVPVPAKERLQSFLATEGVAEEAKTILVSELDLKRYLGHTTKNSGGVGRVETACDYEHSDQHSVINSAVLEKREDVREKLKEHLEGFHLQLSSEFIN
- the thap7 gene encoding THAP domain-containing protein 7 isoform X3, which translates into the protein MPRHCSAGGCKSRDNRETRNAGITFHRLPKGATRRNLWITNSHRAGSWDPQTDFVYFCSKHFTPESFELTGCSGIRRLKEDAFPTVFDSSSKTKCKRAGTVQKQEDILVRQSPCSGNQEVTPHDTDQYPSSDKVTVQRSAEASEETNEKNPASLQEPSGVEELSQQGHAFSSLPESRSISPSRYMRRLPPPPGFYLSKEHSYAQLCPLLWRRRYDQAVDYLEKALRQLHAARRRENRLRSTVLRLRDRRLKNTLLVSQDGCKHKGTLGGKRRREKECCNQGESETDAKSEETGLFEDKCVDPMECGRHFLPDTNSWSEEEKGYCFYCGRGQVQVGGQVALTLSKTEKDVESTVHEDSERIQRSVETSICGRAENTKGIQKLRLERPLEKTVETNDPGIAHSQVLVQTPTLQHIIPAGVSVPVTHHQSSQFLHSQQKLFISDAYEGNSEAVDLQQQLFWIPDSTEGQVIVVPVPAKERLQSFLATEGVAEEAKTILVSELDLKRYLGHTTKNSGGVGRVETACDYEHSDQHSVINSAVLEKREDVREKLKEHLEGFHLQLSSEFIN
- the thap7 gene encoding THAP domain-containing protein 7 isoform X1; the encoded protein is MYRKMPRHCSAGGCKSRDNRETRNAGITFHRLPKGATRRNLWITNSHRAGSWDPQTDFVYFCSKHFTPESFELTGCSGIRRLKEDAFPTVFDSSSKTKCKRAGTVQKQEDILVRQSPCSGNQEVTPHDTDQYPSSDKVTVQRSAEASEETNEKNPASLQEPSGVEELSQQGHAFSSLPESRSISPSRYMRRLPPPPGFYLSKEHSYAQLCPLLWRRRYDQAVDYLEKALRQLHAARRRENRLRSTVLRLRDRRLKNTLLVSQDGCKHKGTLGGKRRREKECCNQGESETDAKSEETGLFEDKCVDPMECGRHFLPDTNSWSEEEKGYCFYCGRGQVQVGGQVALTLSKTEKDVESTVHEDSERIQRSVETSICGRAENTKGIQKLRLERPLEKTVETNDPGIAHSQVLVQTPTLQHIIPAGVSVPVTHHQSSQFLHSQQKLFISDAYEGNSEAVDLQQQLFWIPDSTEGQVIVVPVPAKERLQSFLATEGVAEEAKTILVSELDLKRYLGHTTKNSGGVGRVETACDYEHSDQHSVINSAVLEKREDVREKLKEHLEGFHLQLSSEFIN